Proteins from a genomic interval of Polaribacter sp. Q13:
- the rplT gene encoding 50S ribosomal protein L20, with protein sequence MPRSVNSVASRKRRKKILKAAKGYFGRRKNVYTVAKNAVEKGMLYAYRDRKNNKRNFRSLWIVRINAAARLHGMSYSQFMGKVKANQIELNRKVLADLAVNNPDAFKAVVEKIK encoded by the coding sequence ATGCCAAGATCAGTAAATTCAGTAGCCTCAAGAAAAAGAAGAAAAAAAATCTTGAAGGCTGCAAAAGGTTACTTCGGACGTAGAAAAAACGTTTACACAGTAGCAAAAAATGCAGTTGAAAAAGGTATGCTTTATGCATACAGAGACCGTAAAAACAATAAGAGAAACTTCCGTTCTTTATGGATTGTGCGTATTAACGCTGCAGCTCGTTTACACGGAATGTCTTACTCTCAGTTTATGGGGAAAGTGAAAGCTAACCAAATTGAATTAAACCGTAAGGTTTTAGCCGATTTAGCTGTAAACAACCCAGACGCTTTTAAGGCAGTTGTAGAAAAAATAAAATAA